The Halogranum gelatinilyticum genome contains a region encoding:
- a CDS encoding heme ABC transporter ATP-binding protein, with amino-acid sequence MSKLLEIDDVAVSLGGVRVLDGVTASADAGRFVGLVGPNGAGKTTLLRALNGALTPDRGEVRVAGETITGLSAKAVGRHVATVPQDTSLAFDFTVRQTVEMGRTPYLSRFGGMRGEDHDAVDRAMERTDVTQFADRSVTAVSGGERQRVLLARALAQDTPLLLLDEPTASLDINHQVRTLELVRDLVDDGKTVVAAIHDLNLAAHYCDDLLLLGDGSVLAAGDPASVLTEETLERAFGANAVVSKHPVTGSVYVTALPEQRATGDAEGRVHVVGGGGSAARYLYLLSAAGYEVSVGALNEGDSDTETARQLGLDVVTVDPFAPVDAAARETVIDHVERADATLVVDVEVGEGNVANLEAARAADELVLVETRPFAERNYAGESAARIYDGLRSHATTVAPDAVLGAVTDAVERGRRSGVSAETDD; translated from the coding sequence GTGAGCAAGCTTCTGGAAATCGACGACGTCGCCGTCTCCCTCGGCGGCGTGCGCGTCCTCGACGGCGTCACCGCGAGTGCCGACGCGGGCCGGTTCGTCGGTCTCGTCGGTCCCAACGGCGCGGGCAAGACCACGCTCCTCCGAGCACTGAACGGCGCGCTCACGCCCGACCGGGGCGAGGTGCGCGTCGCCGGTGAGACGATTACGGGGCTGTCGGCGAAGGCGGTCGGCCGCCACGTCGCGACCGTCCCACAGGACACGAGCCTCGCGTTCGACTTCACCGTCCGCCAGACCGTCGAGATGGGCCGGACGCCCTACCTCTCGCGGTTCGGCGGAATGCGGGGGGAAGACCACGACGCGGTCGACCGCGCGATGGAACGGACGGACGTCACACAGTTCGCAGACCGCTCCGTCACGGCCGTCTCCGGCGGCGAACGCCAGCGAGTGCTGCTCGCCCGCGCGCTCGCCCAGGACACGCCGCTGCTCCTGCTGGACGAACCCACCGCGAGTCTCGACATCAACCATCAGGTGCGGACGCTTGAACTCGTCCGCGACCTCGTCGACGACGGCAAGACCGTCGTCGCCGCCATCCACGACCTCAACCTCGCGGCGCACTACTGCGACGACCTCCTACTCCTCGGCGACGGCTCTGTCCTCGCCGCGGGCGACCCCGCCTCGGTCCTCACCGAGGAGACGCTCGAACGCGCCTTCGGGGCCAACGCGGTGGTCTCGAAGCACCCCGTCACAGGATCGGTCTACGTCACCGCGTTGCCCGAGCAGCGTGCGACGGGCGACGCCGAGGGCCGCGTCCACGTCGTCGGCGGCGGCGGGAGCGCGGCGCGCTACCTCTATCTCCTCTCGGCGGCGGGCTACGAGGTCTCCGTCGGCGCGCTCAACGAGGGCGACTCCGACACCGAGACGGCCCGCCAGCTCGGTCTCGACGTCGTGACGGTCGACCCCTTCGCCCCGGTGGACGCCGCCGCCCGCGAGACGGTCATCGACCACGTCGAACGCGCGGACGCGACGCTCGTCGTCGACGTGGAAGTCGGCGAGGGCAACGTGGCGAACCTCGAAGCCGCCCGCGCGGCCGACGAACTCGTCCTCGTCGAGACGCGACCCTTCGCCGAGCGCAACTACGCTGGCGAGTCGGCCGCGCGGATCTACGACGGGCTGCGCTCGCATGCGACGACGGTCGCGCCCGACGCGGTGCTCGGGGCGGTCACGGACGCGGTCGAGCGCGGCCGTCGCTCCGGAGTGTCTGCCGAAACGGACGATTAA
- the btuC gene encoding vitamin B12 ABC transporter permease BtuC, whose amino-acid sequence MRVTTKTGVWSLALTGLLAAVVLVSAGIGPVSIPAETVAKAVLNAVALPTSVAFSVADVSLVGLSVPVPAPDVSVVHPFDFAVKDTHSTIVMKIRLPRIVLGAVVGFALASAGVVMQGFFRNPMADPSIIGVSSGAAAGAVFSIVVPFALPFGLQLQGAAFIGALVTAFGVYLIATEGGRTPVATLLLAGVAVQTLLGAVTSFMLLHSGESLRQVVYWLMGHLDSTAWSEVLVVAALVPVLFVVLLAHARDLNVLLLGEEDAHSLGIEVARTKKLLLAVASVVTAAAVSVTGVIGFVGLIVPHILRLVVGPDHRILLPTSALAGASFLVATDTIARAGTAELPVGIVTAAIGAPFFLYLLRRQEVHQL is encoded by the coding sequence ATGCGCGTGACGACGAAGACCGGCGTCTGGTCGCTCGCCCTCACCGGCCTGCTCGCTGCAGTCGTCCTCGTGAGCGCGGGCATCGGCCCGGTCTCTATCCCCGCAGAGACGGTCGCGAAGGCCGTCCTCAACGCCGTCGCGCTGCCGACGAGCGTCGCCTTCTCCGTCGCCGACGTCTCGCTCGTCGGTCTCTCGGTTCCGGTTCCCGCCCCCGACGTGAGCGTCGTCCACCCCTTCGACTTCGCGGTGAAAGACACCCACTCGACCATCGTCATGAAGATTCGCCTCCCCCGCATCGTCCTCGGAGCCGTCGTCGGCTTCGCGCTCGCCTCGGCGGGCGTGGTGATGCAGGGCTTCTTCCGCAACCCGATGGCCGACCCCTCCATCATCGGCGTCTCCTCCGGCGCGGCCGCGGGCGCGGTCTTCTCCATCGTCGTCCCCTTCGCGCTCCCGTTCGGTCTCCAACTGCAGGGCGCGGCCTTCATCGGCGCGCTCGTGACGGCCTTCGGCGTCTATCTCATCGCGACCGAAGGCGGCCGGACGCCCGTCGCGACGCTCCTGCTCGCGGGCGTCGCGGTGCAGACGCTTTTGGGAGCCGTGACCTCGTTCATGCTCCTGCACAGCGGCGAGAGCCTCCGACAGGTCGTCTACTGGCTCATGGGCCATCTCGACAGCACCGCGTGGAGCGAAGTGCTCGTCGTCGCCGCCCTCGTCCCCGTGCTCTTCGTCGTCCTGCTCGCGCACGCCCGCGACCTCAACGTCCTCCTCTTGGGGGAAGAAGACGCCCACAGCCTCGGTATCGAGGTCGCCCGGACGAAGAAACTGCTCCTCGCCGTCGCCAGCGTCGTCACGGCCGCCGCCGTCTCCGTGACGGGCGTCATCGGCTTCGTCGGTCTCATCGTCCCGCACATCCTCCGGCTCGTCGTCGGTCCCGACCACCGGATTCTCCTCCCGACCTCGGCGTTGGCGGGGGCCTCGTTCCTCGTCGCCACCGACACCATCGCCCGTGCGGGCACCGCGGAGCTGCCAGTCGGCATCGTCACCGCCGCCATCGGCGCGCCCTTCTTCCTCTATCTCCTGCGGCGACAGGAGGTGCATCAGCTGTGA
- a CDS encoding PGF-CTERM-anchored ABC transporter substrate-binding protein yields the protein MRTTRAMLIALLVTLSVVGAGLGPATAAASASVQEQTQCSFPFTATDATGTEITVDERPERVTTLNPSAAQTMWEIGGREQVVGLSQFALYLDGAESRQNVSAAGFGVNNEKVVGTDPDLVLAPNSISNETVLALRDAGLTVFRFESATSIEAIEAKTTLTGQLTGNCAGAAEANAWMTQNVDAAQTAVEGAERPRVIYPLGGGFVAGDETFIDAMITASGGSNVVADFGLAGYPELSDEEVIESGPEVVLISTPGGAAILDSEPYASTPAAENNRTVYVERNYLNQPAPRSVVYAVGNMTAGFHPDAYGGAQFVTRAEVAASMETDEPTETTQTTTTPAPVDDTPATAEPTDATSPGFGVAAAVLALVATTLLATRRR from the coding sequence ATGCGTACCACACGAGCGATGTTGATCGCGCTTCTCGTGACGCTCTCCGTCGTCGGTGCTGGTCTCGGGCCAGCCACGGCGGCAGCGTCGGCGAGCGTCCAGGAGCAGACACAGTGTAGTTTCCCGTTCACCGCGACCGACGCGACCGGGACGGAGATAACGGTAGACGAACGCCCCGAACGCGTGACGACGCTCAACCCGAGTGCGGCCCAGACGATGTGGGAGATCGGCGGCCGCGAGCAGGTCGTCGGCCTCTCGCAGTTCGCGCTCTATCTCGACGGCGCGGAGTCGAGACAGAACGTCTCGGCGGCCGGGTTCGGCGTCAACAACGAGAAGGTCGTCGGCACCGACCCCGACCTCGTCCTCGCGCCGAACTCCATCTCCAACGAGACGGTGCTCGCGCTCCGTGACGCCGGGCTGACGGTCTTCCGCTTCGAGTCGGCCACCTCCATCGAGGCAATCGAGGCGAAGACGACGCTGACGGGGCAGCTCACCGGCAACTGTGCGGGTGCTGCGGAGGCGAACGCGTGGATGACCCAGAACGTCGACGCCGCCCAGACGGCCGTCGAGGGCGCGGAGCGTCCCCGCGTCATCTACCCCCTCGGCGGCGGCTTCGTCGCCGGTGACGAGACGTTCATCGACGCGATGATCACGGCCTCCGGCGGCAGCAACGTCGTCGCCGACTTCGGTCTCGCGGGCTATCCCGAACTGAGCGACGAGGAGGTCATCGAGTCGGGGCCCGAGGTCGTGCTCATCTCCACGCCGGGCGGTGCCGCCATCCTCGACTCGGAACCCTACGCCAGCACGCCCGCTGCGGAGAACAACCGAACCGTCTACGTCGAGCGGAACTACCTCAATCAGCCCGCACCGCGGAGCGTGGTCTACGCGGTCGGCAACATGACGGCGGGCTTCCACCCCGACGCCTACGGTGGGGCACAGTTCGTGACGCGTGCGGAGGTCGCGGCGTCGATGGAGACGGACGAGCCGACCGAGACGACCCAGACGACGACCACGCCGGCACCCGTCGACGACACGCCGGCAACAGCCGAACCGACGGACGCGACGAGTCCCGGGTTCGGTGTCGCGGCTGCCGTCCTCGCGCTCGTCGCGACGACGCTGCTCGCCACCCGCCGTCGCTGA
- the srp19 gene encoding signal recognition particle subunit SRP19 produces the protein MVENVIYPAYIDAELTRSEGRRVPLDNAVEEPTVEEIAKAVQQVGYDAIVERDKTYSREYEQRGRVLVQGADDSSKNDLVAAVAAYVGILRD, from the coding sequence ATGGTCGAGAACGTCATCTACCCCGCCTACATCGACGCGGAGTTGACGCGGTCGGAAGGGCGACGGGTCCCCCTCGATAACGCCGTCGAGGAGCCGACGGTCGAGGAGATCGCGAAGGCAGTCCAGCAGGTCGGCTACGACGCCATCGTCGAGCGCGACAAGACGTACTCCCGCGAGTACGAACAGCGCGGACGCGTCCTCGTACAGGGAGCGGACGATTCGAGCAAGAACGACCTCGTGGCCGCCGTGGCGGCCTACGTGGGCATCCTCCGGGACTGA
- a CDS encoding H/ACA ribonucleoprotein complex subunit GAR1, whose protein sequence is MQRVGTVSKTAQNLAIIHCDGEDHPDIGTSVVDESLSRVGRVVDVFGPVSQPYVAVATDSGVLLTDLLGQKLYAR, encoded by the coding sequence ATGCAGCGCGTCGGCACCGTCTCGAAGACGGCACAGAACCTCGCCATCATCCACTGTGACGGCGAGGACCACCCCGACATCGGCACGAGCGTCGTCGACGAGTCGCTCTCGCGGGTCGGCCGCGTCGTCGACGTCTTCGGCCCGGTGAGCCAGCCCTACGTCGCCGTCGCGACCGACTCGGGCGTCCTCCTGACCGATTTGTTGGGACAGAAGCTCTACGCGCGATAG
- a CDS encoding presenilin family intramembrane aspartyl protease PSH: MNSRTYWGVGLAALIFLLVQLGALALVPSFEAAGYQTVEDPSDPTNSLYYIAAILVMTGFMLAAFKYNLDQVIRGIIILTSGLLAWYVFNVLVSPVVAVALAVAVSVALLVYPEWYVIDTAGVLMGAAAAALFGISFGLLPAVVLLTLLAVYDAISVYGTEHMLDLAEGVMDLNIPVVLVIPLTLSYSLLDAQADAKAEESASTATDGGDTADASDASDDAEVSADAAEVADDTESRGEEVSPDADERDVFFIGLGDAVMPTVMVASGAFFLDAGNLGLSVLPALNLPALLAMVGTFLGLGTLLWMVMKGRAHAGLPLLNGGAIGGYLLGAVLSGVSLVQALGLGPYL, encoded by the coding sequence ATGAACTCCCGCACGTACTGGGGCGTCGGCCTCGCCGCCCTCATCTTCCTCCTCGTCCAGTTGGGCGCGCTGGCACTCGTGCCCTCGTTCGAGGCCGCCGGCTACCAGACCGTCGAGGACCCCTCGGACCCGACGAACAGCCTCTACTACATCGCCGCCATCCTCGTCATGACGGGGTTCATGCTCGCGGCGTTCAAGTACAATCTCGACCAGGTCATCCGCGGCATCATCATCCTCACGAGCGGCCTGCTCGCGTGGTACGTCTTCAACGTCCTCGTCTCGCCGGTCGTCGCCGTCGCGCTCGCCGTCGCCGTCTCGGTCGCGCTGCTCGTCTACCCCGAGTGGTACGTCATCGACACCGCGGGCGTGTTGATGGGGGCGGCCGCGGCCGCGCTGTTCGGCATCAGCTTCGGTCTCCTGCCCGCCGTCGTCCTCCTCACGCTGCTCGCGGTCTACGACGCCATCAGCGTCTACGGCACCGAACACATGCTCGACCTCGCCGAGGGCGTGATGGACCTCAACATCCCCGTCGTGCTCGTCATCCCGCTCACGCTGTCGTACTCGCTGTTGGACGCACAGGCCGACGCGAAGGCCGAGGAATCTGCCAGCACTGCCACCGACGGTGGCGACACAGCCGACGCCAGCGACGCCAGTGACGACGCCGAAGTCAGTGCTGACGCCGCCGAAGTGGCCGACGACACCGAGTCCCGCGGCGAGGAGGTCTCGCCCGACGCCGACGAGCGCGACGTCTTCTTCATCGGTCTCGGCGACGCGGTCATGCCGACCGTGATGGTCGCAAGCGGTGCGTTCTTCCTCGACGCCGGCAACCTCGGGCTCTCCGTCCTCCCGGCACTCAACCTTCCTGCCCTCCTTGCGATGGTCGGGACGTTCCTCGGACTCGGCACGCTACTGTGGATGGTGATGAAGGGCCGTGCCCACGCGGGACTTCCGCTGCTCAACGGCGGTGCAATCGGCGGCTACCTGCTTGGTGCGGTGCTCTCGGGCGTCTCGCTCGTGCAGGCACTTGGTCTCGGGCCGTATCTCTGA
- a CDS encoding PUA domain-containing protein codes for MSDAEDLADLRTVADYQFGAGAGDGLFPADEQLRVSRSTSGRPRQIHAGDDRVVSYGTDGRFTLGIEGGARLVAARDGLANRVVVDDESEPFVRDGKNVFAKFVCDVDEEIRPGDEVAVVHERGDLLAVGRAELSADAILDFDSGMAVKVREGADD; via the coding sequence ATGAGTGACGCCGAGGATCTCGCCGACCTACGGACCGTTGCCGACTACCAGTTCGGCGCGGGCGCGGGCGACGGACTGTTTCCTGCCGACGAGCAGTTGCGGGTATCGCGGTCGACCAGCGGCCGCCCCCGCCAGATTCACGCCGGTGACGACCGCGTCGTCTCCTACGGCACCGACGGCCGGTTCACGCTCGGTATCGAGGGCGGTGCCCGCCTCGTCGCCGCCCGCGACGGACTGGCGAACCGCGTCGTCGTCGACGACGAGAGCGAACCGTTCGTCCGCGACGGCAAGAACGTCTTCGCGAAGTTCGTCTGCGACGTCGACGAGGAGATTCGCCCCGGCGACGAAGTGGCCGTCGTCCACGAGCGTGGCGACCTGCTCGCCGTCGGTCGCGCAGAACTCTCTGCGGATGCGATTCTCGACTTCGACAGCGGCATGGCCGTCAAGGTGCGCGAAGGCGCGGACGACTAA
- a CDS encoding LabA-like NYN domain-containing protein, with protein MTEIHPNQRVAVLADAQNLYHTAQSLYSRNIDYSSLLEKSVQGRELTRAIAYVIRAESPDEERFFDALVDIGFEAKIKDIKTFGDGSKKADWDLGIALDAVTLANHVDTVVLCSGDGDFARLCSHLRHEGVRIEVAAFKNSTADELVEAADAFIDMSEREDTFLL; from the coding sequence ATGACTGAAATTCACCCGAACCAGCGCGTCGCGGTCCTCGCCGACGCGCAGAACCTCTATCACACCGCCCAGAGTCTCTACTCACGAAACATCGACTACTCCTCGCTCTTGGAGAAGTCGGTGCAGGGCCGGGAACTGACGCGGGCCATCGCCTACGTCATCCGTGCGGAGTCGCCCGACGAGGAACGCTTCTTCGACGCGCTCGTCGACATCGGCTTCGAGGCGAAGATCAAGGACATCAAGACCTTCGGCGACGGGTCGAAGAAGGCCGACTGGGACCTCGGCATCGCGCTGGACGCCGTCACGCTCGCGAACCACGTCGACACGGTCGTCCTCTGCTCGGGCGACGGCGACTTCGCCCGGCTCTGCTCGCATCTCCGTCACGAAGGGGTTCGTATCGAGGTCGCGGCGTTCAAGAACTCCACCGCCGACGAACTCGTCGAGGCCGCAGACGCCTTCATCGACATGTCCGAGCGCGAGGACACGTTCCTGCTCTGA
- the dapA gene encoding 4-hydroxy-tetrahydrodipicolinate synthase has protein sequence MTRTHFNGVYPAMTTPFTPDGDIDFEQLRTDAQRLVDAGVDGLVPVGSTGESATLTHDEHVEVVEAVVDEVDDVPVIAGSGSNSTREALELSKRSADAGADALLLISPYYNKPEPAGMYEHYRTIADEVDVPQIVYNVPSRTGRNIAVDTVVELASHENIAGYKAASGDLNRVSEVVERTRDEAFDVLSGDDGLTLPVLSVGGTGTISVIANIEPERTCALVGAALAGDYDRARAIHHELGPLTRQLFVETNPIPVKEAMQMRGHGSARMRPPLSRLSEQHRDRLRQLLAELEGDVEPVEAER, from the coding sequence ATGACACGCACACACTTCAACGGGGTCTATCCGGCGATGACGACGCCGTTCACCCCCGACGGCGACATCGACTTCGAACAGCTTCGAACGGACGCACAACGACTCGTGGACGCCGGTGTCGACGGGCTGGTCCCCGTCGGCTCGACCGGCGAGAGCGCGACGCTGACGCACGACGAACACGTGGAGGTGGTGGAGGCGGTCGTCGACGAGGTCGACGACGTCCCCGTCATCGCCGGTTCCGGCTCGAACTCCACGCGGGAGGCACTCGAACTCTCCAAGCGCTCGGCCGACGCCGGTGCCGACGCACTGCTTCTCATCTCACCCTACTACAACAAGCCCGAACCGGCCGGGATGTACGAGCACTACCGGACCATCGCCGACGAGGTCGACGTCCCCCAGATCGTCTACAACGTCCCCTCGCGGACGGGCCGCAACATCGCGGTCGACACCGTCGTCGAGCTCGCGAGCCACGAGAACATCGCGGGCTACAAGGCAGCCAGCGGCGACCTCAACCGCGTCTCGGAGGTCGTCGAACGCACGCGCGACGAGGCCTTCGACGTCCTCTCGGGCGACGACGGACTGACGCTGCCGGTCCTCTCGGTGGGCGGCACGGGTACCATCAGCGTCATCGCCAACATCGAACCCGAACGGACCTGCGCGCTCGTCGGTGCCGCGCTCGCGGGCGACTACGACCGTGCGCGGGCCATCCACCACGAACTCGGCCCGCTGACCCGCCAGCTGTTCGTCGAGACCAACCCCATCCCGGTCAAGGAGGCGATGCAGATGCGCGGCCACGGCAGTGCCAGAATGCGGCCGCCGCTGTCGCGGCTCTCCGAACAGCACCGTGACCGGCTCCGACAGCTGCTCGCGGAACTCGAGGGCGACGTGGAACCCGTGGAGGCCGAGCGATGA
- the dapB gene encoding 4-hydroxy-tetrahydrodipicolinate reductase, with product MTRLAVTGAGGRMGREVIEAASEREDVEVVLAVNRSDVDAVAGVAVEDAADFASLLAERDPDVVVDFTGPESSLDYVAACAETGVAAVVGTTGFDEDGEAALDDASESVPLLKASNFARGVAAFRQAVREAVGSLPGYDIEVMETHHNAKRDAPSGTANSILDDIEEVRGDLTHRTHGREGDQPREEGEVGVHARRAGDITGQHEVLVAGNHELLELTHRAESRGVFAEGALDAAVWLDDRDTGRYDFFDVLN from the coding sequence ATGACACGCCTCGCGGTCACCGGCGCCGGCGGGCGCATGGGCCGCGAGGTCATCGAGGCCGCGAGCGAGCGCGAGGACGTCGAGGTCGTCCTCGCCGTCAACCGCAGCGACGTCGACGCAGTCGCTGGCGTCGCCGTCGAGGACGCGGCCGACTTCGCGTCGCTCCTCGCCGAGCGCGATCCGGACGTCGTCGTCGACTTCACCGGGCCCGAGTCCAGCCTCGACTACGTCGCCGCCTGCGCCGAGACCGGCGTCGCCGCCGTCGTCGGCACGACCGGCTTCGACGAAGACGGTGAGGCCGCACTCGACGACGCGAGCGAGTCGGTGCCGCTGCTCAAGGCGTCGAACTTCGCCCGCGGCGTCGCCGCCTTCCGGCAGGCCGTCCGCGAGGCGGTCGGCTCGCTGCCGGGCTACGACATCGAGGTGATGGAGACCCACCACAACGCGAAGCGCGACGCTCCCTCGGGAACGGCCAACAGTATCCTCGACGACATCGAAGAGGTCAGAGGAGACCTCACCCACCGGACCCACGGCCGCGAGGGCGACCAGCCCCGCGAGGAGGGCGAAGTCGGTGTCCACGCCCGACGCGCGGGCGACATCACCGGCCAACACGAGGTGCTCGTCGCGGGCAACCACGAACTCCTCGAACTCACCCACCGCGCAGAGTCTCGGGGCGTCTTCGCCGAAGGCGCGCTCGACGCAGCAGTCTGGCTCGACGACCGCGACACCGGCCGCTACGACTTCTTCGACGTACTCAACTAA
- a CDS encoding 2,3,4,5-tetrahydropyridine-2,6-dicarboxylate N-succinyltransferase, with protein MTLQSDVSDLWHQYQTDDLAAADAADALDTLDEFLVALEAGEIRAAENDGGSGPDAWTVNEWVKQGILLNFGLRETEPREYGDVRYHDVLPLRDTADLAERGTRNTPDGTTIRRGAYLGEDCIMMSPSFVNIGAYVGDGTLVDSCDTVGSCAQIGEGVKLGANTLIGGVLEPVEDAPVIVEDGVSLGAGCRVTSGFVVGENSIVGENTLLTPRIPVYDLVEEEVLYGELPAERRAFTRFVESSLGDHDLFAGGAYKPAVVALDVEEDTIDATRREEALRE; from the coding sequence ATGACGCTCCAATCTGACGTATCCGACCTGTGGCACCAGTATCAGACCGACGACCTCGCCGCCGCCGACGCAGCCGACGCGCTCGACACGCTCGACGAGTTCCTCGTCGCGCTCGAAGCGGGCGAGATCCGTGCCGCCGAAAACGACGGCGGCAGCGGTCCCGACGCCTGGACGGTCAACGAGTGGGTCAAGCAGGGGATTCTCCTCAACTTCGGCCTGCGCGAGACCGAACCGCGCGAGTACGGCGACGTCCGCTACCACGACGTGCTGCCGCTGCGCGACACGGCCGACCTCGCCGAGCGCGGAACACGCAACACACCCGATGGCACGACCATCCGACGCGGGGCCTACCTCGGCGAGGACTGCATCATGATGAGTCCCTCGTTCGTCAACATCGGCGCGTACGTCGGCGACGGCACGCTCGTCGACTCCTGTGACACGGTCGGCTCCTGTGCGCAGATCGGTGAGGGCGTCAAGCTCGGCGCGAACACGCTCATCGGCGGCGTCCTCGAACCCGTCGAGGACGCGCCGGTCATCGTCGAGGACGGCGTCTCGCTCGGTGCGGGCTGCCGCGTCACCTCGGGCTTCGTCGTCGGCGAGAACTCCATCGTCGGCGAAAATACGCTCCTGACGCCGCGCATCCCGGTCTACGACCTCGTCGAGGAGGAAGTCCTCTACGGCGAACTGCCGGCCGAGCGTCGCGCGTTCACACGCTTCGTCGAGTCCTCGCTCGGCGACCACGACCTGTTCGCCGGTGGCGCGTACAAGCCCGCCGTCGTCGCGCTCGACGTCGAGGAGGATACCATCGACGCGACCCGCCGCGAAGAAGCACTGCGAGAGTAA
- the lysA gene encoding diaminopimelate decarboxylase, whose translation MSENPDVRRLADWDGESLRALAAEHDTPLYVMDLDRVRENCERLKSAFPDEEVRYAVKAHTGRAVLETVREAGLAAECASAGEVMRAFDAGYEGHEVQYTAVNPPAVDLDYVVDAWEEHPDLTITVGAADTVDRLRERGFDGRLCVRVNPGVGAGHHEKVQTGANAKFGVPYDRVPDLLAEAREDFDVVGIHAHAGSGISGDDLENHRELVRRMGELARDVGELEFVDVGGGFGVPYHEDEPPLDLEAVADATREAIGDIDATLAVEPGRYVVADAGVLLTRVNTVKPADDTTVVGIDAGMTTLLRPAMYGSYHALANLSAAEADGADGADGADDDRVAIPVTVTGPICESSDVLCEDRPLPRPARGDLFAIGNAGAYGYEMASTYNSRPRPAEVALESGDSRLVRRREQLCELTELEDHV comes from the coding sequence ATGTCCGAAAACCCCGACGTCCGGCGGCTGGCAGACTGGGACGGCGAGTCCCTGCGAGCCTTGGCTGCGGAGCACGACACGCCGCTGTACGTGATGGACTTAGACCGGGTGCGCGAGAACTGCGAGCGGCTCAAGTCGGCGTTCCCGGACGAGGAGGTCCGCTACGCCGTCAAGGCCCACACCGGCCGCGCCGTCCTCGAAACAGTCCGCGAGGCCGGACTCGCCGCCGAGTGCGCCTCGGCGGGTGAAGTGATGCGCGCATTCGATGCGGGCTACGAGGGCCACGAGGTCCAGTACACCGCCGTCAACCCGCCCGCCGTCGACCTCGACTACGTGGTCGACGCGTGGGAGGAACATCCCGACCTCACCATCACCGTCGGCGCGGCCGACACGGTCGACCGCCTGCGCGAGCGCGGCTTCGACGGCCGACTCTGTGTGCGAGTGAATCCGGGTGTCGGGGCGGGCCACCACGAGAAGGTCCAGACCGGCGCGAACGCCAAGTTCGGCGTCCCGTACGACCGGGTGCCGGACCTACTCGCCGAGGCCCGAGAAGACTTCGACGTCGTCGGTATCCACGCCCACGCCGGCAGCGGCATTTCTGGAGATGACCTCGAGAACCACCGCGAACTCGTCCGGCGGATGGGCGAGTTGGCCCGCGACGTCGGCGAGCTGGAGTTCGTCGACGTCGGCGGCGGCTTCGGTGTCCCGTACCACGAGGACGAACCGCCGCTGGATCTTGAGGCCGTCGCCGACGCGACGCGGGAGGCCATCGGCGACATCGACGCAACGCTCGCGGTCGAACCCGGCCGCTACGTCGTCGCCGACGCGGGCGTCCTGCTCACGCGGGTCAACACCGTCAAGCCGGCCGACGACACGACCGTCGTCGGCATCGACGCGGGGATGACTACGCTGCTCCGCCCCGCGATGTACGGCTCGTATCACGCGCTCGCAAACCTGAGTGCTGCCGAGGCCGACGGAGCCGACGGAGCCGACGGAGCCGACGACGACCGCGTGGCAATACCTGTCACCGTCACCGGCCCTATTTGCGAGAGCAGTGACGTACTGTGTGAAGACCGCCCACTGCCGCGGCCAGCCCGTGGCGACCTGTTCGCGATCGGTAACGCCGGTGCCTACGGCTACGAGATGGCAAGCACCTACAACTCGCGGCCCCGACCGGCGGAAGTCGCACTCGAGTCCGGTGACTCCCGACTCGTCCGCCGACGTGAGCAGTTATGCGAACTGACCGAGCTGGAGGACCACGTATGA